In the Streptomyces formicae genome, one interval contains:
- a CDS encoding serine hydrolase domain-containing protein, with protein MITRRAGLAATAAALLGGAVATTEARASEPRARRSGPAGSPLQKNVEAIRAAGVSGVIAEVQGAHGSTRARAGVAELGSRGPVPHDAYYRIGSDTKTFTATVVLQLVGEGRLKLTDTVERWLPGVVRGHGNDGRRITVANLLRQTSGLNDYFAVGADPGEFTPDAYRRNRFRAQRPEEQVAAAVGEPPGWLPDADDPAGERRWGYSNTNYVVAGLVVEAVTGRPWAQEVHERIIEPLGLRHTFTPGTSPYLPLPTATGYTYFPKETGPTDTTVGQGGGADGCVISTTHDHGLFLRALFGGRLLRPAQLAAMRETVPAPDWIPAPGVRYGLGIAWRPVPGIADGIWFHGGTSLGCVSECAVTSDGATAVTSAAFTLRLGGPEQEEQSVRTLRMVEEALR; from the coding sequence ATGATCACCAGACGTGCCGGACTCGCGGCCACCGCAGCGGCGTTGCTCGGCGGGGCGGTCGCGACGACGGAGGCGAGGGCCTCCGAGCCCCGGGCGCGCCGCTCGGGCCCTGCCGGTTCTCCCCTCCAGAAGAACGTCGAAGCCATCCGGGCCGCCGGAGTGTCCGGTGTCATCGCCGAGGTGCAGGGCGCGCACGGGAGCACGCGGGCCCGCGCGGGCGTCGCCGAGCTCGGATCGCGGGGACCGGTGCCCCACGACGCGTACTACCGGATCGGCAGCGACACCAAGACCTTCACCGCCACCGTCGTCCTCCAACTCGTCGGCGAGGGACGCCTGAAGCTCACCGACACCGTCGAACGGTGGCTGCCGGGAGTCGTCAGGGGCCACGGCAACGACGGCCGCCGGATCACCGTCGCCAACCTGCTGCGGCAGACCAGCGGCCTCAACGACTACTTCGCCGTCGGCGCTGACCCCGGCGAGTTCACGCCCGACGCCTACCGCCGCAACCGGTTCCGCGCGCAGCGACCCGAGGAGCAGGTGGCGGCGGCCGTCGGCGAGCCGCCGGGGTGGCTGCCCGACGCCGACGACCCGGCGGGGGAGCGGCGTTGGGGCTACTCCAACACCAACTACGTCGTGGCCGGGCTGGTCGTCGAGGCGGTCACGGGACGTCCCTGGGCCCAGGAGGTGCACGAGCGGATCATCGAACCGCTCGGCCTGCGCCACACGTTCACGCCGGGCACGTCGCCCTACCTGCCGCTGCCGACCGCCACCGGATACACGTACTTCCCGAAGGAGACCGGGCCCACCGACACGACCGTCGGCCAGGGCGGGGGAGCGGACGGCTGCGTCATCTCGACGACCCACGACCACGGGCTGTTCCTGCGGGCCCTGTTCGGCGGACGGCTGCTGCGCCCGGCCCAACTGGCGGCGATGCGCGAGACGGTGCCCGCCCCCGACTGGATCCCGGCACCCGGCGTCCGCTACGGGCTCGGCATCGCCTGGCGACCGGTACCGGGGATCGCCGACGGCATCTGGTTCCACGGCGGCACCAGCCTCGGCTGCGTCTCCGAGTGCGCCGTCACGTCAGACGGCGCCACGGCCGTGACCAGCGCCGCGTTCACCTTGCGCCTCGGCGGCCCGGAGCAGGAGGAGCAGTCGGTGCGGACTCTGCGGATGGTGGAGGAGGCGTTGCGCTGA
- a CDS encoding alpha/beta hydrolase has translation MRIASAVTAGLGLAGLLATGAAAAPHDSPRGPREAVNWGACSAAQKELNEAGAQCAKVAVPLDYSDPRGRTIDIAISRIKAKSPGKRRGILLSNPGGPGGTGLATTLSLRPTLKDVADRYDLIGFDPRFLGESTPLTCGPAPRPVPPGETTTPREDFDAATRAARDTARRCQEHGDNAALLPHASTRNVARDMDAIRAALGERRMSYYGVSYGADLGAVYTQMFPRRADRIVIDSSTDPAATQYELFQRSGAPAEAALSPGVRADMEKLLARAERHPIPVAGQRLDAKLVRLMFKQLVQHEENDGQLAGMVDDLTRAAAGEEVEPGPALAAMLAFLNSPEVENSMLGGAMFMCGDGGWPAGGWPKDPETYWKNMERSRADQPVFGPYVNSMIAPCAFWDSEPREPGTKVDNKVPVLMLQARLDNNVPYEGALALHRKLKGSRLLTADIRSHGVYGRGSAGLTPVPCADRTVNAYLRDGKLPAADVTCAHPDEKTGAQR, from the coding sequence ATGCGCATCGCGTCAGCAGTCACCGCGGGCCTCGGCCTCGCAGGACTCCTCGCCACGGGGGCCGCGGCCGCCCCGCACGACTCGCCGCGCGGCCCTCGCGAGGCCGTGAACTGGGGCGCCTGCTCCGCCGCGCAGAAGGAGCTGAACGAGGCGGGCGCGCAGTGCGCGAAGGTGGCCGTTCCGCTCGACTACAGCGACCCCCGCGGCCGTACGATCGACATCGCGATCTCCCGGATCAAGGCGAAGTCGCCCGGTAAGCGGCGCGGCATCCTGCTCTCCAACCCGGGCGGCCCCGGCGGCACGGGCCTGGCCACCACCCTCTCCCTGCGCCCCACCTTGAAGGACGTCGCGGACCGCTACGACCTGATCGGCTTCGACCCGCGCTTCCTCGGCGAGAGTACCCCGCTCACCTGCGGCCCCGCGCCGCGCCCCGTCCCGCCGGGGGAGACCACCACGCCGCGCGAGGACTTCGACGCCGCGACGCGCGCCGCCCGCGACACCGCGCGCCGCTGCCAGGAACACGGCGACAACGCCGCGCTCCTTCCGCACGCCTCGACCCGCAACGTCGCCCGCGACATGGACGCGATCCGCGCCGCGCTGGGCGAGCGCAGGATGTCGTACTACGGGGTCTCGTACGGAGCGGACCTGGGCGCCGTCTACACGCAGATGTTCCCGCGCCGGGCCGACCGGATCGTGATCGACTCGTCGACCGACCCGGCCGCCACGCAGTACGAGCTGTTCCAGCGGTCGGGGGCGCCCGCGGAGGCGGCCCTGTCCCCCGGCGTGCGGGCCGACATGGAGAAGCTCCTCGCCCGCGCGGAGCGGCACCCCATCCCGGTCGCCGGGCAGCGCCTTGACGCGAAGCTGGTGCGGCTCATGTTCAAGCAGCTCGTGCAGCACGAGGAGAACGACGGACAACTCGCGGGCATGGTCGACGACTTGACGAGGGCGGCCGCCGGTGAGGAGGTCGAGCCCGGGCCCGCCCTCGCCGCGATGCTGGCGTTCCTCAACTCGCCCGAGGTGGAGAACAGCATGCTCGGCGGCGCGATGTTCATGTGCGGCGACGGCGGCTGGCCCGCGGGCGGCTGGCCCAAGGACCCGGAGACGTACTGGAAGAACATGGAGCGCAGCCGGGCCGACCAGCCGGTCTTCGGGCCCTATGTGAACTCGATGATCGCTCCGTGCGCGTTCTGGGACTCGGAGCCCCGCGAGCCCGGCACGAAGGTCGACAACAAGGTGCCCGTCCTGATGCTCCAGGCCCGCCTGGACAACAACGTCCCCTACGAGGGCGCGCTCGCGCTGCACCGCAAGCTCAAGGGATCCCGGCTGCTCACGGCCGACATCCGCTCGCACGGCGTGTACGGCCGTGGCAGTGCGGGGCTCACGCCCGTCCCGTGCGCCGACCGGACCGTCAACGCGTACCTGCGCGACGGCAAGCTGCCCGCCGCCGACGTGACCTGCGCGCACCCCGACGAGAAGACGGGGGCACAGCGATGA
- a CDS encoding aldo/keto reductase gives MTSLPTRRLGALTVSAQGLGCMGMSHGYGTSDDAQSMATIHRALDLGTTLLDTSDFYGSGHNEQLLGRALAGPRREQAVIATKFGFANRLGEPLDIRGDAAYVHEACDASLRRLGVDHIDLYYLHRVDKSVPIEETVGAMAELVEAGKVRHLGLSEASARTIRRAHAVHPIAALQSEWSLWTRDLEAEIVPVCRELGIGIVPFSPLGRGFLTGRYTTLDGLPEDDLRRTQPRFTDGNLERNLRIVRTLDELAAAKGVTAGQLALAWVQHRGDDVVPIPGTRRQAYLEENLAAVAIELSADELAAIDAAAPAGGVAGTRYDERSLSVVDR, from the coding sequence ATGACCAGCCTTCCCACGCGACGCCTCGGCGCACTGACCGTCTCGGCGCAGGGGCTCGGGTGCATGGGGATGAGCCATGGCTACGGCACGTCGGACGACGCTCAGTCGATGGCGACGATCCACCGTGCCCTCGACCTCGGCACCACCCTGCTCGACACCTCCGACTTCTACGGCTCCGGCCACAACGAGCAGCTCCTCGGCCGCGCGCTCGCCGGGCCCCGGCGCGAACAGGCCGTCATCGCCACCAAGTTCGGCTTCGCCAACCGGCTGGGCGAGCCCCTGGACATCCGGGGCGACGCGGCGTACGTCCACGAGGCGTGCGACGCCTCGCTGCGGCGCCTGGGCGTCGACCACATCGACCTGTACTACCTGCACCGGGTGGACAAGTCGGTGCCGATCGAGGAGACCGTCGGCGCGATGGCCGAGCTGGTCGAGGCGGGCAAGGTGCGCCACCTCGGGCTCTCCGAGGCGAGCGCGCGCACGATCCGGCGGGCGCACGCCGTGCACCCGATCGCCGCGCTCCAGAGCGAGTGGTCGCTGTGGACCAGGGACCTGGAGGCGGAGATCGTGCCGGTCTGCCGTGAACTCGGCATCGGCATCGTGCCGTTCTCGCCGCTCGGCCGAGGCTTCCTCACCGGCCGCTACACCACGCTCGACGGGCTGCCCGAGGACGATCTGCGGCGCACCCAGCCCCGCTTCACCGACGGCAACCTGGAGCGGAACCTGAGGATCGTGCGGACGCTGGACGAGCTCGCCGCCGCGAAGGGCGTCACGGCGGGGCAGCTCGCGCTCGCCTGGGTGCAGCACCGCGGCGACGACGTGGTGCCGATCCCCGGCACGCGCCGCCAGGCGTACCTGGAGGAGAACCTCGCCGCGGTCGCGATCGAGCTGTCCGCCGACGAGCTCGCCGCGATCGACGCGGCGGCCCCCGCGGGCGGGGTCGCGGGCACGCGGTACGACGAGCGGAGCCTCTCCGTGGTCGACCGGTAG
- a CDS encoding GrpB family protein, producing MPFPDESAHPLTVVDSQDTWPGEFARVAERLRPALGGLAVAVDHVGSTAVPGLAAKDCVDVQVRVASLDEEQVVPRLAAIGFRCRPEPWNRSEISFGHPGRKLVFAPPVGARRCNVHLRVDGRSNAQYALLFRDYLRADRVAREAWGAFKRRLARSVGTLEEYGRIKAPATDALMAGAQLWAIQTDWSPR from the coding sequence ATGCCCTTCCCCGATGAGAGTGCCCACCCGCTGACGGTCGTGGACTCTCAGGACACCTGGCCCGGGGAGTTCGCGCGCGTCGCGGAGCGGTTGCGCCCCGCACTCGGCGGTCTCGCGGTCGCCGTCGACCACGTGGGCTCGACGGCCGTGCCGGGGCTCGCGGCCAAGGACTGCGTCGACGTGCAGGTGCGGGTGGCCTCCCTGGACGAGGAGCAGGTCGTGCCACGGCTCGCGGCGATCGGCTTCCGCTGCCGTCCCGAGCCGTGGAACCGCTCCGAGATCTCGTTCGGCCACCCCGGCCGCAAGCTGGTCTTCGCGCCCCCGGTGGGCGCCCGCCGCTGCAACGTCCATCTGCGCGTGGACGGCCGCTCGAACGCCCAGTACGCGCTGCTCTTCCGGGACTACCTGCGCGCGGACCGCGTGGCCCGCGAGGCGTGGGGCGCCTTCAAGCGGCGGCTCGCGCGGAGCGTCGGCACCCTTGAGGAGTACGGACGGATCAAGGCACCGGCGACCGACGCCCTGATGGCCGGGGCGCAGCTCTGGGCGATCCAGACGGACTGGAGCCCGCGATGA
- a CDS encoding DUF6314 family protein, with protein MTSRRDADQHPLPDAAAHHPVPDALVHLAGTWHVERTVRDLADGSEGHFSGTVRFTPLPAPDEGGLLHHESGTFTWHGTARPAERTLRFLPGEVPGTARVEFADGRPFHDLDLRTGRHTADHPCAADLYRGDFEVADEDHWRTRWRVGGPAKDLLLITEYVRVPARPAAGSSARRGRSG; from the coding sequence ATGACCTCACGACGGGACGCCGACCAGCACCCCCTACCGGACGCCGCAGCCCACCACCCCGTACCGGACGCCCTCGTCCACCTCGCGGGCACCTGGCACGTGGAACGCACCGTCCGCGACCTCGCCGACGGCTCCGAAGGCCACTTCAGCGGCACCGTGCGCTTCACCCCGCTGCCCGCGCCGGACGAGGGCGGCCTCCTCCACCACGAGTCGGGCACCTTCACCTGGCACGGCACCGCACGGCCCGCCGAGCGCACCCTGCGCTTCCTGCCGGGCGAGGTACCGGGCACCGCCCGCGTCGAGTTCGCCGACGGGCGCCCCTTCCACGACCTCGACCTGCGCACCGGCCGCCACACGGCGGACCACCCGTGCGCCGCCGACCTCTACCGCGGCGATTTCGAGGTGGCCGACGAGGACCACTGGCGGACCCGGTGGCGGGTCGGCGGGCCCGCCAAGGACCTGCTGCTGATCACGGAGTACGTACGGGTACCGGCGCGTCCAGCCGCAGGTTCCAGCGCCCGCCGTGGCCGGTCAGGGTGA
- a CDS encoding histidine phosphatase family protein, giving the protein MHARVTLIAAARSGSLLAERFDDDRPLDQAGWHEVRSAAPALLPLGVAELRYCSPTARSRATGDALGFCPLAQPALRDCDMGRWRGLTLAEVTAREPAAVDAWLSDPRSAPHGGESLLAFISRIGGWLDTRPVGDGARILAVAEPAVVRAALVHGLKAPPSTYWNVDMRPLSTVTLTGHGGRWNLRLDAPVPVRTP; this is encoded by the coding sequence ATGCACGCTCGCGTCACACTCATCGCCGCCGCGCGGAGCGGCTCACTGCTCGCGGAGCGCTTCGACGACGACCGGCCGCTCGACCAGGCGGGGTGGCACGAGGTGCGGTCCGCCGCCCCCGCGCTCCTGCCGCTCGGCGTCGCCGAGTTGCGCTACTGCTCGCCCACCGCGCGCAGCCGCGCCACCGGCGACGCGCTGGGCTTCTGCCCGCTCGCCCAGCCCGCGCTGCGCGACTGCGACATGGGGCGGTGGCGCGGCCTGACCCTCGCCGAGGTCACCGCGCGCGAACCGGCCGCCGTCGACGCCTGGCTGAGCGACCCGCGCTCGGCGCCGCACGGCGGCGAGTCGCTGCTCGCCTTCATCTCACGGATCGGCGGCTGGCTCGACACCCGTCCGGTCGGCGACGGCGCCAGGATCCTCGCGGTCGCCGAGCCGGCCGTGGTGCGCGCGGCACTCGTCCACGGCCTGAAGGCGCCCCCGTCGACGTACTGGAACGTCGACATGCGCCCGCTCTCCACCGTCACCCTGACCGGCCACGGCGGGCGCTGGAACCTGCGGCTGGACGCGCCGGTACCCGTACGTACTCCGTGA
- a CDS encoding GNAT family N-acetyltransferase, translating into MSDSTGPGMADGYEMSADPARIDAARVHRWLSTDAYWALGRTREKQDAAIAGSVNFGVYDEASGEQVAYARVVTDRATFAWLCDVYVDPAARGKGLGTALVAGVRAHLEPFGVRRILLATADAHGVYEKLGFAPLENPEKWMALGNQ; encoded by the coding sequence ATGAGCGACAGCACAGGACCCGGCATGGCCGACGGCTACGAGATGTCCGCCGACCCCGCCCGCATCGACGCCGCGCGCGTCCACCGGTGGCTCTCCACCGACGCCTACTGGGCGCTCGGACGGACCCGCGAGAAGCAGGACGCGGCGATCGCGGGCTCGGTCAACTTCGGCGTCTACGACGAGGCTTCGGGCGAACAGGTCGCCTACGCCCGCGTGGTGACCGACCGGGCCACCTTCGCCTGGCTCTGCGACGTGTACGTCGACCCGGCCGCCCGCGGCAAGGGACTCGGCACCGCCCTCGTCGCCGGGGTCCGCGCGCACCTGGAGCCGTTCGGCGTGCGCCGGATCCTGCTCGCCACGGCCGACGCGCACGGCGTCTACGAGAAGCTCGGCTTCGCGCCCCTGGAGAACCCGGAGAAGTGGATGGCGCTCGGCAACCAGTGA
- a CDS encoding PLP-dependent aminotransferase family protein, with the protein MHDGSSVSELAKQLRDELDRYSPGGKLPSSRALVERFRVSPVTVSRALGQLAAEGLVVTRPGAGVFRAEPQAAAAPAGDTSWQEVTLSADAAAEPVPRAVDASGVLVTLAAPAPGVIEFNGGYLDASLQPERAMAAALARAGRRPGAWGRPPVDGLTELREWFARGIGGAITAAEVLITAGGQSALTTALRALAPPGAPVLVESPTYPGMLAIARAAGLRPVPVPVDTDGVRPDLLDAAFRATGARVLVCQPLFQNPTGAVLSAARRPEVLRIARAAGAFVIEDDFVRRLVHEDAGPLPRPLASDDRDGVVVHVCSLTKATSPSFRVSALVARGPVLERLRAIQVVDHFFVPRPLQEAALELVGSPAWPRHLRAVAGELKDRRDAMAAALRLRFPEFAAPHVPAGGYHLWLRMPDGTNEAALVSAALRAGVAVAPGRPYFAAEPPAAYLRLSFAGVAGRGEIAEGVRRLRAACDEVLG; encoded by the coding sequence ATGCATGACGGTAGCAGTGTGAGCGAATTGGCGAAACAGCTGCGAGATGAGCTGGACCGCTACTCTCCAGGTGGAAAGCTCCCATCGAGCCGGGCCCTGGTCGAGCGGTTCAGGGTCAGCCCGGTGACCGTGTCGCGGGCCCTGGGGCAGCTGGCCGCCGAGGGGCTCGTCGTCACCCGGCCCGGCGCGGGGGTCTTCCGCGCCGAGCCGCAGGCCGCCGCGGCCCCGGCCGGTGACACGTCCTGGCAGGAGGTGACGCTGAGCGCCGACGCCGCGGCGGAACCGGTGCCGCGCGCTGTCGACGCCTCCGGCGTCCTGGTCACCCTGGCCGCGCCCGCGCCCGGCGTCATCGAGTTCAACGGCGGCTATCTGGACGCCTCGCTCCAGCCCGAGCGCGCCATGGCGGCGGCGCTCGCCCGCGCGGGACGGCGGCCCGGCGCGTGGGGGCGGCCGCCCGTCGACGGCCTCACGGAGCTGCGGGAGTGGTTCGCGCGGGGGATCGGCGGGGCGATCACGGCCGCCGAGGTGCTCATCACGGCGGGCGGGCAGAGCGCCCTGACGACGGCGCTGCGGGCGCTCGCCCCGCCCGGCGCCCCCGTGCTCGTCGAGTCGCCCACCTACCCGGGAATGCTGGCCATCGCCCGCGCCGCGGGCCTGCGCCCGGTGCCGGTCCCGGTGGACACCGACGGCGTGCGCCCCGACCTGCTCGATGCGGCGTTCCGGGCGACGGGGGCGCGGGTCCTGGTGTGCCAGCCGCTCTTCCAGAACCCGACGGGTGCGGTGCTGTCCGCCGCGCGCCGCCCCGAGGTGCTGCGGATCGCCCGCGCGGCGGGCGCGTTCGTCATCGAGGACGACTTCGTACGCCGACTGGTGCACGAGGACGCGGGGCCGCTGCCGAGGCCGCTCGCCTCCGACGACCGCGACGGCGTCGTCGTGCACGTCTGCTCGCTCACCAAGGCCACGTCGCCGAGCTTCCGGGTGAGCGCGCTCGTCGCCCGCGGTCCCGTCCTCGAACGGCTGCGCGCCATCCAGGTCGTCGACCACTTCTTCGTGCCGCGCCCCTTGCAGGAGGCGGCGCTCGAACTGGTGGGCTCGCCCGCCTGGCCGCGCCATCTGCGGGCCGTGGCGGGCGAGTTGAAGGACCGCAGGGACGCGATGGCGGCGGCGCTGCGGCTGCGCTTCCCCGAGTTCGCGGCGCCGCACGTCCCGGCGGGCGGCTACCACCTGTGGCTGCGCATGCCCGACGGCACGAACGAGGCGGCGCTGGTCTCCGCGGCCCTGCGCGCGGGCGTCGCCGTCGCCCCGGGGCGGCCGTACTTCGCGGCCGAACCCCCGGCGGCGTACCTCAGGCTGAGCTTCGCGGGCGTCGCGGGGAGGGGGGAGATCGCGGAGGGCGTACGCAGGCTCAGGGCCGCCTGCGACGAAGTCCTCGGGTGA
- a CDS encoding DMT family transporter produces the protein MTAQDSATRPTRIAVEAAETPGTTAHGSRRTGTLLAALGVTAFSLTFPATAWGLEGIGPWSLVTLRGVLSALIAAGCLLALRVPVPDRRHWAGLAVVGAGVVVGFPLLTTLALQTSTTAHAAVVVGLLPLTTAVFSALRTGARPSRAFWTAALAGAAAVIAFTVQQSGGALTTADLYLFGALLICAAGYTEGGRLAREMPGWQVIGWGLILCLPLNAVGACVALQHESFQLTGHSTAGLLYSAIGSQFLGLVVWYRGMAAIGVPKASQLQLAQPLLTLVWSVFLLGEHLTVAAPLTAAAALVCIAVTQRARG, from the coding sequence ATGACAGCACAGGATAGCGCTACTCGTCCGACCCGGATAGCGGTCGAGGCCGCGGAGACACCCGGCACCACCGCGCACGGCTCACGCCGCACCGGCACCCTGCTCGCCGCCCTCGGCGTCACCGCCTTCTCGCTCACCTTCCCGGCCACCGCCTGGGGCCTTGAGGGCATCGGCCCCTGGAGCCTCGTGACGCTGCGGGGCGTGCTCAGCGCGCTCATCGCGGCCGGCTGTCTGCTCGCCCTGCGCGTCCCGGTCCCCGACCGCCGCCACTGGGCGGGGCTCGCGGTGGTCGGCGCCGGTGTCGTCGTCGGCTTCCCCCTGCTGACCACGCTCGCGCTGCAGACGTCCACCACCGCGCACGCGGCCGTCGTCGTGGGGCTGCTCCCCCTGACGACCGCCGTCTTCTCCGCGCTGCGCACCGGCGCCCGGCCGTCCCGCGCCTTCTGGACGGCGGCGCTCGCCGGGGCCGCCGCGGTCATCGCCTTCACCGTGCAGCAGAGCGGCGGAGCGCTGACCACCGCCGACCTCTACCTCTTCGGCGCGCTCCTGATCTGCGCGGCGGGCTACACCGAGGGCGGCCGCCTGGCCCGCGAGATGCCGGGCTGGCAGGTCATCGGCTGGGGCCTGATCCTCTGCCTGCCGCTCAACGCCGTCGGGGCGTGCGTCGCCCTGCAGCACGAGTCCTTCCAGCTCACCGGGCACAGCACGGCGGGCCTGCTCTACTCCGCGATCGGCTCGCAGTTCCTCGGCCTGGTCGTCTGGTACCGGGGCATGGCGGCCATCGGCGTACCCAAGGCGAGTCAGCTGCAGCTCGCCCAGCCGCTCCTGACCCTGGTCTGGTCGGTGTTCCTGCTCGGCGAGCACCTCACCGTCGCCGCCCCGCTCACCGCGGCCGCCGCGCTCGTCTGCATCGCCGTCACCCAACGGGCCCGCGGCTGA
- a CDS encoding DUF1918 domain-containing protein, translated as MRATVGDELVVHGRIVGQHDRVAQIVEVLGTDGGPPYRVRFEDGHETLMSPGPDTVVRHQDPA; from the coding sequence ATGCGTGCAACCGTAGGCGACGAGCTGGTGGTGCACGGCAGGATCGTCGGGCAGCACGACCGCGTCGCACAGATCGTCGAGGTACTGGGCACGGACGGCGGTCCGCCGTACCGCGTCCGCTTCGAGGACGGTCACGAGACACTGATGTCGCCGGGCCCCGACACCGTCGTACGGCACCAGGACCCGGCGTAG
- a CDS encoding glycoside hydrolase family 10 protein, translating into MRRMSRRGFSAVAIATVAGLAMAGDAAAIGERGRKKGRELRGMWLASVANRDWPSKPGLPAAQQRAELLAYLDSAVNRRLNAVVFQVRPTADALWASPYEPWSEFLTGVQGKDPGWDPLGTAVKEAHRRGLELHAWFNPFRVANHTDPSRLVPTHPARVHPDWVIPYGGKLYYNPGLPEVRRFVQDAMLDAVRKYPIDAVHWDDYFYPYPVAGQVFDDDDAFARYGGGFPDRASWRRDNIDRLVREMARRVKKARPRTQFGISPFAVWRNIATDPTGSDTRAGVQTYDDLYADTRGWVEKGWLDYIVPQVYWNIGFAAADYAKLVPWWNDVVRGTGVRLYVGEALYKAGDPAQPAAWQDPAELSRHLTYAEGFHEVRGHVFFSAKEVGVDKIGAMARVVADHYQEPAKPPR; encoded by the coding sequence ATGAGGCGTATGTCACGTCGGGGGTTCTCCGCGGTGGCGATCGCGACGGTGGCGGGTCTGGCGATGGCCGGGGACGCGGCGGCGATCGGCGAGCGGGGGCGCAAGAAGGGGCGCGAGCTGCGGGGCATGTGGCTGGCGAGCGTGGCCAACCGCGACTGGCCCTCCAAGCCAGGGCTGCCCGCGGCGCAGCAGCGCGCGGAGCTGCTCGCCTACCTGGACTCCGCGGTGAACCGGAGACTCAACGCGGTCGTCTTCCAGGTGAGACCCACCGCCGACGCGCTCTGGGCCTCGCCGTACGAGCCGTGGTCGGAGTTCCTCACCGGCGTGCAGGGCAAGGACCCGGGCTGGGACCCGCTGGGCACCGCGGTGAAGGAGGCGCACCGCAGGGGCCTCGAGCTGCACGCCTGGTTCAACCCCTTCCGGGTGGCGAATCACACCGATCCGTCCCGGCTGGTGCCCACACACCCCGCGCGCGTCCACCCGGACTGGGTGATTCCGTACGGCGGGAAGCTCTACTACAACCCGGGCCTGCCCGAAGTGCGCCGTTTCGTGCAGGACGCGATGCTCGACGCGGTGCGCAAGTACCCGATCGACGCGGTGCACTGGGACGACTACTTCTACCCGTATCCGGTAGCGGGCCAGGTCTTCGACGACGACGACGCCTTCGCGCGGTACGGCGGCGGCTTCCCCGACCGGGCCTCCTGGCGGCGCGACAACATCGACCGTCTGGTGCGCGAGATGGCGCGGCGGGTGAAGAAGGCCAGGCCCCGCACCCAGTTCGGGATCAGCCCGTTCGCGGTCTGGCGCAACATCGCGACCGACCCGACGGGATCGGACACCAGGGCGGGCGTGCAGACCTACGACGACCTGTACGCGGACACCCGCGGCTGGGTGGAGAAGGGCTGGCTGGACTACATCGTTCCGCAGGTCTACTGGAACATCGGCTTCGCCGCCGCGGACTACGCGAAGCTCGTCCCGTGGTGGAACGACGTCGTGCGCGGCACGGGCGTGCGCCTCTACGTCGGCGAGGCCCTCTACAAGGCGGGCGACCCCGCGCAGCCCGCCGCCTGGCAGGACCCGGCGGAACTGTCCCGCCACCTCACGTACGCCGAAGGCTTCCACGAGGTGCGCGGACACGTCTTCTTCTCGGCGAAGGAGGTGGGCGTCGACAAGATCGGCGCCATGGCGCGGGTGGTGGCCGACCACTACCAGGAGCCGGCCAAACCGCCGCGCTGA
- a CDS encoding 3-hydroxybutyryl-CoA dehydrogenase → MTDISRVGVVGCGQMGAGIAEVCARSGLDVKVAETTGEALEIGRTRLYNSLSKAAERGKISEEERDATLARLSYTTDLGEFSDRDLVIEAVVENEQVKTEIFQVLDQVVTRQDAILASNTSSIPLVKLAVATSRPDQVIGIHFFNPAPVQQLVELIPALTTSEGTISRAQVMVEKILGKHAIRAQDRSGFVVNALLIPYLLSAIRMFESGIASREDIDNGMEMGCAHPMGPLKLADLIGLDTVASVADSMYAEYKEPLYAAPPLLQRMVDAGRLGRKSGSGFYTYA, encoded by the coding sequence ATGACCGATATCTCACGCGTCGGAGTGGTGGGCTGTGGCCAGATGGGCGCCGGAATCGCAGAGGTCTGCGCCCGCTCCGGCCTCGACGTGAAGGTCGCGGAGACCACCGGCGAGGCCCTGGAGATCGGCCGTACACGGCTGTACAACTCCCTCTCCAAGGCGGCCGAGCGCGGCAAGATCTCCGAGGAGGAGCGCGACGCCACCCTGGCCCGCCTGAGCTACACCACCGACCTCGGCGAGTTCTCCGACCGTGACCTGGTCATCGAGGCCGTGGTGGAGAACGAGCAGGTCAAGACCGAGATCTTCCAGGTGCTCGACCAGGTGGTGACCCGGCAGGACGCGATCCTCGCCTCCAACACCTCCTCCATCCCGCTGGTGAAGCTGGCCGTCGCGACCTCCCGTCCCGACCAGGTCATCGGCATCCACTTCTTCAACCCGGCGCCGGTACAGCAGCTCGTCGAGCTGATCCCTGCCCTGACCACGTCCGAGGGCACCATCAGCCGTGCCCAGGTCATGGTCGAGAAGATCCTCGGCAAGCACGCGATCCGCGCCCAGGACCGCTCGGGCTTCGTGGTCAACGCGCTGCTCATCCCGTACCTGCTCTCCGCGATCCGGATGTTCGAGTCGGGCATCGCCTCGCGCGAGGACATCGACAACGGCATGGAGATGGGCTGCGCCCACCCGATGGGCCCGCTCAAGCTCGCCGACCTGATCGGCCTCGACACGGTCGCCTCGGTCGCCGACTCCATGTACGCCGAGTACAAGGAGCCGCTGTACGCCGCTCCCCCGCTGCTCCAGCGCATGGTGGACGCGGGCCGCCTCGGCCGTAAGTCCGGCTCGGGCTTCTACACGTACGCCTGA